A stretch of the Pan troglodytes isolate AG18354 chromosome 20, NHGRI_mPanTro3-v2.0_pri, whole genome shotgun sequence genome encodes the following:
- the RANBP3 gene encoding ran-binding protein 3 isoform X21: MPSSFCEPSAGNSDSEPEERSSGFRLKPPTLIHGQAPSAGLPSQKPKEQQRSVLRPAVLQAPQPKALSQTVPSSGTNGVSLPADCTGAVPAASPDTVARRSPSEAADEVCALEEKEPQKNESSNASEEEACEKKDPATQQAFVFGQNLRDRVKLINESVDEADMENAGHPSADTPTATNYFLQYISSSLENSTNSADASSNKFVFGQNMSERVLSPPKLNEVSSDANRENAAAESGSESSSQEATPEKESLAESAAAYTKATARKCLLEKVEVITGEEAESNVLQMQCKLFVFDKTSQSWVERGRGLLRLNDMASTDDGTLQSRLVMRTQGSLRLILNTKLWAQMQIDKASEKSIRITAMDTEDQGVKVFLISASSKDTGQLYAALHHRILALRSRVEQEQEAKMPAPEPGAAPSNEEDDSDDDDVLAPSGATAAGAGDEGDGQTTGST; this comes from the exons AGGAAAGGAGCAGTGGCTTCCGGTTGAAGCCACCAACGCTGATCCACGGCCAAGCCCCCAGCGCAG GTCTGCCAAGCCAGAAGCCCAAGGAGCAGCAGCGGAGCGTGCTTCGCCCGGCAGTGTTACAAGCTCCGCAGCCAAAGGCGCTGTCCCAGACTG TCCCCAGCAGTGGCACCAACGGGGTCAGCCTCCCAGCAGACTGCACGGGGGCAGTGCCCGCAGCATCCCCTGACACTGTTGCACGGAGAAGTCCTTCCGAAGCTGCCGATGAGGTGTGTGCACTTGAG GAGAAAGAGCCCCAGAAAAATGAGTCCAGCAATGCCTCTGAAGAGGAAGCCTGTGAGAAAAAAGACCCCGCCACACAGCAAGCCTTTGTATTTGGGCAGAACTTGAGGGACAGAGTTAAG CTGATCAATGAGAGCGTGGACGAAGCCGACATGGAGAATGCTGGACACCCCAGCGCAGACACGCCAACCGCAACGAACTATTTCCTCCAGTATATCAGTTCCAG TTTAGAGAACTCAACCAATAGTGCCGACGCCTCCAGCAACAAATTTGTATTTGGCCAGAACATGAGCGAGCGAGTTTTG AGCCCCCCAAAATTAAACGAGGTCAGTTCAGATGCCAACAGGGAAAATGCAGCTGCCGAGTCAGGGTCTGAGTCCTCGTCCCAGGAGGCCACCCCTGAGAAAG AGTCCCTGGCTGAGTCGGCAGCCGCCTACACCAAGGCAACAGCGCGGAAGTGTTTGTTGGAAAAAGTGGAAGTCATCACCGGGGAGGAGGCGGAGAGCAACGTGTTACAG ATGCAGTGCAAGCTGTTTGTCTTTGACAAGACCTCACAGTCCTGGGTGGAGAGAGGCCGGGGGCTGCTCAGACTCAATGACATGGCGTCCACCGACGACGGCACACTACAGTCCCGACTAG TGATGCGGACCCAGGGGAGCCTGCGACTGATCCTCAACACCAAGCTGTGGGCCCAGATGCAGATCGACAAGGCCAGCGAGAAGAGCATCCGCATCACAGCCATGGACACCGAGGACCAGGGCGTGAAGGTCTTCCTGATCTCG gcCAGCTCCAAGGACACAGGTCAGTTGTATGCAGCCCTGCACCACCGCATCCTGGCCCTGCGCAGCCGCgtggagcaggagcaggaggccAAGATGCCCGCGCCTGAGCCTGGGGCAGCCCCATCCAACGAGGAGGACGACAGCGACGATGACGATGTCCTGGCTCCTTCAGGGGCCACCGCAGCTG GTGCTGGTGACGAAGGGGACGGGCAGACGACCGGGAGCACATAG
- the CAPS gene encoding calcyphosin isoform X1, with the protein MQCHRDLALSQALWGWQLSKQSGWVHPSLPHSPLPSTVHSCSWAPPHLQRHLPLATVSPGTTQLTQGPAGRTLGQTQASCPEPRPSMDAVDATMEKLRAQCLSRGASGIQGLARFFRQLDRDGSRSLDADEFRQGLAKLGLVLDQAEAEGVCRKWDRNGSGTLDLEEFLRALRPPMSQAREAVIAAAFAKLDRSGDGVVTVDDLRGVYSGRAHPKVRSGEWTEDEVLRRFLDNFDSSEKDGQVTLAEFQDYYSGVSASMNTDEEFVAMMTSAWQL; encoded by the exons ATGCAGTGCCACAGGGATCTGGCTCTGTCCCAGGCCCTGTGGGGCTGGCAGTTGAGTAAGCAGTCAGGCTGGGTGCACccatccctcccccactccccactgcCCAGCACAGTGCATTCATGCAGCTGGGCCCCGCCCCATCTCCAGAGGCACCTTCCACTAGCAACAGTCTCCCCGGGCACAACACAGCTAACACAAGGCCCCGCAGGCAGGACTCTGGGACAGACGCAGGCCA GCTGCCCAGAGCCCAGACCAAGCATGGACGCCGTGGATGCCACCATGGAGAAACTCCGGGCACAGTGCCTGTCCCGCGGGGCCTCGGGCATCCAGGGCCTGGCCAG GTTTTTCCGCCAACTAGACCGGGACGGGAGCAGATCCCTGGACGCTGATGAGTTCCGGCAGGGTCTGGCCAAACTCGGGCTGGTGCTGGACCAGGCGGAGGCAGAGGGTGTGTGTAGGAAGTGGGACCGCAACGGCAGCGGGACGCTGGATCTGGAGGAGTTCCTTCGGGCGCTGCGG CCCCCCATGTCCCAGGCCCGGGAGGCTGTCATCGCAGCTGCATTTGCCAAGCTGGACCGCAGTGGGGACGGCGTCGTGACGGTGGACGACCTCCGCGGGGTGTACAGTGGCCGTGCCCACCCCAAGGTGCGCAGTGGGGAGTGGACCGAGGACGAGGTGCTGCGCCGCTTCCTGGACAACTTCGACTCCTCTGAGAAGGACGGGCAG GTCACACTGGCGGAATTCCAGGACTACTACAGCGGCGTGAGTGCCTCCATGAACACGGATGAGGAGTTCGTGGCCATGATGACCAGTGCCTGGCAGCTGTGA
- the RANBP3 gene encoding ran-binding protein 3 isoform X22: MPSSFCEPSAGNSDSEPEERSSGFRLKPPTLIHGQAPSAGLPSQKPKEQQRSVLRPAVLQAPQPKALSQTVPSSGTNGVSLPADCTGAVPAASPDTVARRSPSEAADEEKEPQKNESSNASEEEACEKKDPATQQAFVFGQNLRDRVKLINESVDEADMENAGHPSADTPTATNYFLQYISSSLENSTNSADASSNKFVFGQNMSERVLSPPKLNEVSSDANRENAAAESGSESSSQEATPEKESLAESAAAYTKATARKCLLEKVEVITGEEAESNVLQMQCKLFVFDKTSQSWVERGRGLLRLNDMASTDDGTLQSRLVMRTQGSLRLILNTKLWAQMQIDKASEKSIRITAMDTEDQGVKVFLISASSKDTGQLYAALHHRILALRSRVEQEQEAKMPAPEPGAAPSNEEDDSDDDDVLAPSGATAAGAGDEGDGQTTGST, from the exons AGGAAAGGAGCAGTGGCTTCCGGTTGAAGCCACCAACGCTGATCCACGGCCAAGCCCCCAGCGCAG GTCTGCCAAGCCAGAAGCCCAAGGAGCAGCAGCGGAGCGTGCTTCGCCCGGCAGTGTTACAAGCTCCGCAGCCAAAGGCGCTGTCCCAGACTG TCCCCAGCAGTGGCACCAACGGGGTCAGCCTCCCAGCAGACTGCACGGGGGCAGTGCCCGCAGCATCCCCTGACACTGTTGCACGGAGAAGTCCTTCCGAAGCTGCCGATGAG GAGAAAGAGCCCCAGAAAAATGAGTCCAGCAATGCCTCTGAAGAGGAAGCCTGTGAGAAAAAAGACCCCGCCACACAGCAAGCCTTTGTATTTGGGCAGAACTTGAGGGACAGAGTTAAG CTGATCAATGAGAGCGTGGACGAAGCCGACATGGAGAATGCTGGACACCCCAGCGCAGACACGCCAACCGCAACGAACTATTTCCTCCAGTATATCAGTTCCAG TTTAGAGAACTCAACCAATAGTGCCGACGCCTCCAGCAACAAATTTGTATTTGGCCAGAACATGAGCGAGCGAGTTTTG AGCCCCCCAAAATTAAACGAGGTCAGTTCAGATGCCAACAGGGAAAATGCAGCTGCCGAGTCAGGGTCTGAGTCCTCGTCCCAGGAGGCCACCCCTGAGAAAG AGTCCCTGGCTGAGTCGGCAGCCGCCTACACCAAGGCAACAGCGCGGAAGTGTTTGTTGGAAAAAGTGGAAGTCATCACCGGGGAGGAGGCGGAGAGCAACGTGTTACAG ATGCAGTGCAAGCTGTTTGTCTTTGACAAGACCTCACAGTCCTGGGTGGAGAGAGGCCGGGGGCTGCTCAGACTCAATGACATGGCGTCCACCGACGACGGCACACTACAGTCCCGACTAG TGATGCGGACCCAGGGGAGCCTGCGACTGATCCTCAACACCAAGCTGTGGGCCCAGATGCAGATCGACAAGGCCAGCGAGAAGAGCATCCGCATCACAGCCATGGACACCGAGGACCAGGGCGTGAAGGTCTTCCTGATCTCG gcCAGCTCCAAGGACACAGGTCAGTTGTATGCAGCCCTGCACCACCGCATCCTGGCCCTGCGCAGCCGCgtggagcaggagcaggaggccAAGATGCCCGCGCCTGAGCCTGGGGCAGCCCCATCCAACGAGGAGGACGACAGCGACGATGACGATGTCCTGGCTCCTTCAGGGGCCACCGCAGCTG GTGCTGGTGACGAAGGGGACGGGCAGACGACCGGGAGCACATAG
- the CAPS gene encoding calcyphosin isoform X2, protein MQCHRDLALSQALWGWQLSKQSGWVHPSLPHSPLPSTVHSCSWAPPHLQRHLPLATVSPGTTQLTQGPAGRTLGQTQASCPEPRPSMDAVDATMEKLRAQCLSRGASGIQGLARFFRQLDRDGSRSLDADEFRQGLAKLGLVLDQAEAEGVCRKWDRNGSGTLDLEEFLRALRPPMSQAREAVIAAAFAKLDRSGDGVVTVDDLRGVYSGRAHPKVTLAEFQDYYSGVSASMNTDEEFVAMMTSAWQL, encoded by the exons ATGCAGTGCCACAGGGATCTGGCTCTGTCCCAGGCCCTGTGGGGCTGGCAGTTGAGTAAGCAGTCAGGCTGGGTGCACccatccctcccccactccccactgcCCAGCACAGTGCATTCATGCAGCTGGGCCCCGCCCCATCTCCAGAGGCACCTTCCACTAGCAACAGTCTCCCCGGGCACAACACAGCTAACACAAGGCCCCGCAGGCAGGACTCTGGGACAGACGCAGGCCA GCTGCCCAGAGCCCAGACCAAGCATGGACGCCGTGGATGCCACCATGGAGAAACTCCGGGCACAGTGCCTGTCCCGCGGGGCCTCGGGCATCCAGGGCCTGGCCAG GTTTTTCCGCCAACTAGACCGGGACGGGAGCAGATCCCTGGACGCTGATGAGTTCCGGCAGGGTCTGGCCAAACTCGGGCTGGTGCTGGACCAGGCGGAGGCAGAGGGTGTGTGTAGGAAGTGGGACCGCAACGGCAGCGGGACGCTGGATCTGGAGGAGTTCCTTCGGGCGCTGCGG CCCCCCATGTCCCAGGCCCGGGAGGCTGTCATCGCAGCTGCATTTGCCAAGCTGGACCGCAGTGGGGACGGCGTCGTGACGGTGGACGACCTCCGCGGGGTGTACAGTGGCCGTGCCCACCCCAAG GTCACACTGGCGGAATTCCAGGACTACTACAGCGGCGTGAGTGCCTCCATGAACACGGATGAGGAGTTCGTGGCCATGATGACCAGTGCCTGGCAGCTGTGA
- the RANBP3 gene encoding ran-binding protein 3 isoform X23 has product MADLANEEERSSGFRLKPPTLIHGQAPSAGLPSQKPKEQQRSVLRPAVLQAPQPKALSQTVPSSGTNGVSLPADCTGAVPAASPDTVARRSPSEAADEVCALEEKEPQKNESSNASEEEACEKKDPATQQAFVFGQNLRDRVKLINESVDEADMENAGHPSADTPTATNYFLQYISSSLENSTNSADASSNKFVFGQNMSERVLSPPKLNEVSSDANRENAAAESGSESSSQEATPEKESLAESAAAYTKATARKCLLEKVEVITGEEAESNVLQMQCKLFVFDKTSQSWVERGRGLLRLNDMASTDDGTLQSRLVMRTQGSLRLILNTKLWAQMQIDKASEKSIRITAMDTEDQGVKVFLISASSKDTGQLYAALHHRILALRSRVEQEQEAKMPAPEPGAAPSNEEDDSDDDDVLAPSGATAAGAGDEGDGQTTGST; this is encoded by the exons AGGAAAGGAGCAGTGGCTTCCGGTTGAAGCCACCAACGCTGATCCACGGCCAAGCCCCCAGCGCAG GTCTGCCAAGCCAGAAGCCCAAGGAGCAGCAGCGGAGCGTGCTTCGCCCGGCAGTGTTACAAGCTCCGCAGCCAAAGGCGCTGTCCCAGACTG TCCCCAGCAGTGGCACCAACGGGGTCAGCCTCCCAGCAGACTGCACGGGGGCAGTGCCCGCAGCATCCCCTGACACTGTTGCACGGAGAAGTCCTTCCGAAGCTGCCGATGAGGTGTGTGCACTTGAG GAGAAAGAGCCCCAGAAAAATGAGTCCAGCAATGCCTCTGAAGAGGAAGCCTGTGAGAAAAAAGACCCCGCCACACAGCAAGCCTTTGTATTTGGGCAGAACTTGAGGGACAGAGTTAAG CTGATCAATGAGAGCGTGGACGAAGCCGACATGGAGAATGCTGGACACCCCAGCGCAGACACGCCAACCGCAACGAACTATTTCCTCCAGTATATCAGTTCCAG TTTAGAGAACTCAACCAATAGTGCCGACGCCTCCAGCAACAAATTTGTATTTGGCCAGAACATGAGCGAGCGAGTTTTG AGCCCCCCAAAATTAAACGAGGTCAGTTCAGATGCCAACAGGGAAAATGCAGCTGCCGAGTCAGGGTCTGAGTCCTCGTCCCAGGAGGCCACCCCTGAGAAAG AGTCCCTGGCTGAGTCGGCAGCCGCCTACACCAAGGCAACAGCGCGGAAGTGTTTGTTGGAAAAAGTGGAAGTCATCACCGGGGAGGAGGCGGAGAGCAACGTGTTACAG ATGCAGTGCAAGCTGTTTGTCTTTGACAAGACCTCACAGTCCTGGGTGGAGAGAGGCCGGGGGCTGCTCAGACTCAATGACATGGCGTCCACCGACGACGGCACACTACAGTCCCGACTAG TGATGCGGACCCAGGGGAGCCTGCGACTGATCCTCAACACCAAGCTGTGGGCCCAGATGCAGATCGACAAGGCCAGCGAGAAGAGCATCCGCATCACAGCCATGGACACCGAGGACCAGGGCGTGAAGGTCTTCCTGATCTCG gcCAGCTCCAAGGACACAGGTCAGTTGTATGCAGCCCTGCACCACCGCATCCTGGCCCTGCGCAGCCGCgtggagcaggagcaggaggccAAGATGCCCGCGCCTGAGCCTGGGGCAGCCCCATCCAACGAGGAGGACGACAGCGACGATGACGATGTCCTGGCTCCTTCAGGGGCCACCGCAGCTG GTGCTGGTGACGAAGGGGACGGGCAGACGACCGGGAGCACATAG
- the CAPS gene encoding calcyphosin isoform X3: MDAVDATMEKLRAQCLSRGASGIQGLARFFRQLDRDGSRSLDADEFRQGLAKLGLVLDQAEAEGVCRKWDRNGSGTLDLEEFLRALRPPMSQAREAVIAAAFAKLDRSGDGVVTVDDLRGVYSGRAHPKVRSGEWTEDEVLRRFLDNFDSSEKDGQVTLAEFQDYYSGVSASMNTDEEFVAMMTSAWQL, encoded by the exons ATGGACGCCGTGGATGCCACCATGGAGAAACTCCGGGCACAGTGCCTGTCCCGCGGGGCCTCGGGCATCCAGGGCCTGGCCAG GTTTTTCCGCCAACTAGACCGGGACGGGAGCAGATCCCTGGACGCTGATGAGTTCCGGCAGGGTCTGGCCAAACTCGGGCTGGTGCTGGACCAGGCGGAGGCAGAGGGTGTGTGTAGGAAGTGGGACCGCAACGGCAGCGGGACGCTGGATCTGGAGGAGTTCCTTCGGGCGCTGCGG CCCCCCATGTCCCAGGCCCGGGAGGCTGTCATCGCAGCTGCATTTGCCAAGCTGGACCGCAGTGGGGACGGCGTCGTGACGGTGGACGACCTCCGCGGGGTGTACAGTGGCCGTGCCCACCCCAAGGTGCGCAGTGGGGAGTGGACCGAGGACGAGGTGCTGCGCCGCTTCCTGGACAACTTCGACTCCTCTGAGAAGGACGGGCAG GTCACACTGGCGGAATTCCAGGACTACTACAGCGGCGTGAGTGCCTCCATGAACACGGATGAGGAGTTCGTGGCCATGATGACCAGTGCCTGGCAGCTGTGA
- the RANBP3 gene encoding ran-binding protein 3 isoform X24: MADLANEEERSSGFRLKPPTLIHGQAPSAGLPSQKPKEQQRSVLRPAVLQAPQPKALSQTVPSSGTNGVSLPADCTGAVPAASPDTVARRSPSEAADEEKEPQKNESSNASEEEACEKKDPATQQAFVFGQNLRDRVKLINESVDEADMENAGHPSADTPTATNYFLQYISSSLENSTNSADASSNKFVFGQNMSERVLSPPKLNEVSSDANRENAAAESGSESSSQEATPEKESLAESAAAYTKATARKCLLEKVEVITGEEAESNVLQMQCKLFVFDKTSQSWVERGRGLLRLNDMASTDDGTLQSRLVMRTQGSLRLILNTKLWAQMQIDKASEKSIRITAMDTEDQGVKVFLISASSKDTGQLYAALHHRILALRSRVEQEQEAKMPAPEPGAAPSNEEDDSDDDDVLAPSGATAAGAGDEGDGQTTGST; this comes from the exons AGGAAAGGAGCAGTGGCTTCCGGTTGAAGCCACCAACGCTGATCCACGGCCAAGCCCCCAGCGCAG GTCTGCCAAGCCAGAAGCCCAAGGAGCAGCAGCGGAGCGTGCTTCGCCCGGCAGTGTTACAAGCTCCGCAGCCAAAGGCGCTGTCCCAGACTG TCCCCAGCAGTGGCACCAACGGGGTCAGCCTCCCAGCAGACTGCACGGGGGCAGTGCCCGCAGCATCCCCTGACACTGTTGCACGGAGAAGTCCTTCCGAAGCTGCCGATGAG GAGAAAGAGCCCCAGAAAAATGAGTCCAGCAATGCCTCTGAAGAGGAAGCCTGTGAGAAAAAAGACCCCGCCACACAGCAAGCCTTTGTATTTGGGCAGAACTTGAGGGACAGAGTTAAG CTGATCAATGAGAGCGTGGACGAAGCCGACATGGAGAATGCTGGACACCCCAGCGCAGACACGCCAACCGCAACGAACTATTTCCTCCAGTATATCAGTTCCAG TTTAGAGAACTCAACCAATAGTGCCGACGCCTCCAGCAACAAATTTGTATTTGGCCAGAACATGAGCGAGCGAGTTTTG AGCCCCCCAAAATTAAACGAGGTCAGTTCAGATGCCAACAGGGAAAATGCAGCTGCCGAGTCAGGGTCTGAGTCCTCGTCCCAGGAGGCCACCCCTGAGAAAG AGTCCCTGGCTGAGTCGGCAGCCGCCTACACCAAGGCAACAGCGCGGAAGTGTTTGTTGGAAAAAGTGGAAGTCATCACCGGGGAGGAGGCGGAGAGCAACGTGTTACAG ATGCAGTGCAAGCTGTTTGTCTTTGACAAGACCTCACAGTCCTGGGTGGAGAGAGGCCGGGGGCTGCTCAGACTCAATGACATGGCGTCCACCGACGACGGCACACTACAGTCCCGACTAG TGATGCGGACCCAGGGGAGCCTGCGACTGATCCTCAACACCAAGCTGTGGGCCCAGATGCAGATCGACAAGGCCAGCGAGAAGAGCATCCGCATCACAGCCATGGACACCGAGGACCAGGGCGTGAAGGTCTTCCTGATCTCG gcCAGCTCCAAGGACACAGGTCAGTTGTATGCAGCCCTGCACCACCGCATCCTGGCCCTGCGCAGCCGCgtggagcaggagcaggaggccAAGATGCCCGCGCCTGAGCCTGGGGCAGCCCCATCCAACGAGGAGGACGACAGCGACGATGACGATGTCCTGGCTCCTTCAGGGGCCACCGCAGCTG GTGCTGGTGACGAAGGGGACGGGCAGACGACCGGGAGCACATAG
- the VMAC gene encoding vimentin-type intermediate filament-associated coiled-coil protein, whose amino-acid sequence MSAPPALQIREANAHLAAVHRRAAELEARLDAAERTVHAQAERLALHDQQLRAALDELGRAKDREIATLQEQLMTSEATVYSLQATVHQRDELIRQLQPRAELLQDICRRRPPLAGLLDALAEAERLGPLPASDPGHPPPGGPGPPLDNSTGEEADRDHLQPAVFGTTV is encoded by the exons ATGTCGGCGCCGCCGGCCCTGCAGATCCGGGAGGCAAACGCACACCTGGCAGCCGTGCACCGGCGCGCAGCGGAGCTGGAGGCGCGGCTGGACGCGGCGGAGCGCACGGTGCACGCCCAAGCCGAGCGCCTGGCCCTCCACGACCAGCAGCTGCGCGCCGCCCTAGACGAACTGGGTCGCGCCAAGGACCG TGAGATTGCCACACTCCAGGAGCAGCTGATGACCTCAGAAGCCACTGTCTACAGCCTGCAGGCCACCGTGCACCAGAGGGACGAGCTCATTAGGCAGTTGCAGCCCAGGGCTGAGCTGCTGCAGGACATCTGCCGCCGCCGGCCACCCCTGGCTGGGCTGCTGGATGCCCTGGCTGAGGCTGAGCGCCTGGGGCCCCTGCCGGCCAGTGACCCCGGCCACCCACCCCCCGGTGGGCCTGGTCCACCCCTTGACAACAGCACTGGGGAAGAGGCGGACAGGGACCACCTCCAGCCTGCAGTGTTTGGGACCACAGTGTGA